AATGAAAAAGAACGACTTGCCGCTCGCATCCTCGGTTACCTTGAGGCCGAGCGTGTCGCCCTCCTCGGTGCCGAAACTGCCGCCGGTGCCCTTCTCTTCGTCCTCGAGATAGAGCGGTATCTTTCCCGGCACCGTAAAGGCTTCGACCGTCAGCCCGACGGGGCCGTCCGGCCCTTCGACCGCGAAGGACGAGCCTAGCGCCATGGTCTTGCGCGCGACGAGGTCGGGATTGAGAACGTCGAAAATGCTGTTGTCGGCCAGCACATCGAGCACGCGCGCGCTGCCGTAGACCGTCAGCGGCTGGCTCTCGCGCAGACACAGGAGGCCCGCCACCGCGTCCACGTCGCCATTCGTCAGCACGACCGCCTTGATGGGGCTGTTGCGCGGCGGACCGTCGGGATCGGGCTGAAGTTCCGGCGTCTCGTTGATCTGCTGGCGCAAATCCGGCGCCGCGTTCAACAAAACCCATTGCTTGCCATCGGCACTGACCGCCACCGAGGCCTGCGTGCGGGGCCTGACCGTCGGGACACCCGAGCGCGCGGCGGCCGAATTCCGACCGTTGCAGTTCCATTGCGGCAGGCCACCGCCTGCGCCTGCGCCGATAACTTTGATGAACATAGTAGCGCATGCATGGCGTCTACGGGTGTCGCCCGTCAAGCTCATTCTTGACCTTGATCTGCAACGACGCAGAACTTCCGTTGCGCGATCGGAGGATCGCGGAACCCGTCTCGATTGCGCAAGAAAAAGGGGCGTGGCCCGCAGTCCACGCCCCCATACGTCCCTGATTACCGCGTCGGGCTTTCGCGTTTTCTACCCATCCGCGCCAGGGGAGAGACCCGCGTTAGTCCGCCGTGATCACAATGACCTTAAAGTCCTTGTCCAGACGGAAGTCGTACTGACCGTCCTTGCACTTCACGTCCTCAGCCTCGAAGACGCCCGAAGCCTCGGTCTCCTTTTCGAATTCACCGCCTTCGCAGCCCCAAGCCGCGATGACTTCCTTGATCTTGGCAGCTTCATCCGCAGTTGGATCGTCATCGGCGAACGCGGGCGTCGCCACAAAGGCGAGAGCAGCGGCAGCGATCATCAACTTTTTCATATTAAGTCAGCCTTTCTTCCTAGCTAGCGTTTCGTTCGCGACAGATGTCGCGTCGTCTTGCCCGCTCAGGCGTTTCCTGGCTTGGAAGTTACAAGGTCCGACTTGCCAGTGTGAGGCAAAACCGACGGGAAGAATTGGCAAAGATGTCGTCGAAATATACCGTGGGCGCGCGCGAAGGGCTCCGAGGTGCACGCCATCGGCGCGGATACGGAACGGCGAGAGCGAGGCGGCTTGTGCGGAGGCGCTAGCGCCGGCCGAAGAGACCGCGCCGCGTTTCGACGGTGCCCTCGAGCGGATCGACCGGACCGCGATAACCGGGAACGCCGTACTTCGTGTAGTTGCCGAACCGATCGTAATGACGCCGGCCGCCAAAGCCCCAGAACCCCGGGGTGTAGCCGTAGTTGGGCGGAGGCAATGGCGCATTGTACTCGTAGGCGCTCTCGTATCCTTCACGCTCCTTGAAGAAGCGCAAGGAACTCGCCCTCACATAGCCGGGGCCGACGCGGCACCACCCGCTCTTGCAGGATTTGGCGTCGACGACCTGAGAGATCCCGATCAGGCCAAGCACCTTCGCATTGGTGTTCGGTGCAGCGTAGATGCTCTCGGGCCGCTTCGCGGAAGCGGTCGCCGCCTTGGCTTGTCCTGGCAAACTGAACGACACAGCCAGCGAAACCGCAGTGATCGCAAGAAGCGCTGTTGAAAGTCGGGGCACAGCCGTCTCGAGAGCCATCATGTCGACGTTGTCCAGTCCGGCCGCGCAAGAGAAAGACGCGTCGGCCACGGATCGGAGTTTGCCACGCTTCCGACCGGTTTTCGACCCGGGCGCGATTAACCGCGCCGCGTAACCTGATCGCAAGGAGATCGCTTGCCGGGGACCGGACGCCCACAATGAATGGCGGCCCGCAGAACCCCGCGAGCCGCCACTCTTCAATCGCCACTATCGCTACAAGGCTACCACTTGATGCGGGCGCCTGCCATGACCGACCGGCCGAGACCGGGTTTGACGCCGTCCTCACGGTCGGTGATGTACAGCTCGTCGGTGAGGTTCTCACCGGAAACGAACAGGACCATATCGGCCTTCGGCATCAGGTTCTGTGGGACCGTGTAGTTGGCCCGCGCGTTGAGGAGCCAGACACTCGGCACCAAGCCGTCTTCGCCGCTCGGGTCGCCGCCGTAAGGCGTGTTCTCCACGTCCGTGTAAAACTCGCCCCGATAGACGAAGCTGACGCTCGCATTCCACCCGGCCGTGCTCTCGATACCCGTGGTCAGATACGCGACCTCACGCGGCGAGAAGGGAATACGATTGCCGACGATGCTCTCGCCGCCCGGCAAGATGCCTTCGGTTATCTCGCCGTTCGAGTACGTGTAGGTCGCCTCCGCGAACGGGTTGAGGTCCCATCCCGTAAAGGGCCGGGAGTCGAGACGGCCGTACATTTCGAAACCGCTGATCTGCACCTCGTCGGCGCTCGTGAAGACGTTCTGACCGGAGGCCGTCGTGGCGGAGCCCTTGATCTGGTAGTTAGAGATGTTCTTGAAGAAGCCCGCCATGTCGAGCGTCACGCCCTTGATGCCGGTGGAGCGCAGACCGAGCTGGAAGTTGTTGCCAAGCTCGTCCTCCGGCGGGAAGGGTCCCTCGCGCTGCACGGGGATCGTCACGCCGCGGTTGTACCCGCCATACATCGTCGTGTGATAGACGGTCTCATAGTCCTGAAGAGACTTGCCGTCATAGACAGGTGCGGTTTGCTGACCGAACAAGCCCCAGGAGAATGAGATGCCGGGGAGCCAATAGGTCTTGTTGAAGCTGAAGTTCTTCGTGTCGCGCTCAAGCGCGAAGACGACGCACTCCTCGCCCTCGAAATATTCGTGACCCGCGTAATCGCATTCGTCGAGTTCGTGTTCGCCCTCACCTTCCTCTTCCGAGGAGGCGGTCTGGACGACCTTCGAGTTGAAGTGTTCGAAGCGAATGCCGGGCACGATGTCGATGGCCGGCGTCGCGTGGATCACCGTCTGGAGGTAGGCCGAGACGGCGTCGGTCTCGTGCTCGCTATCGAAGACCGTGAGGCCTTTCTTGTCGCCATCCCTCAAGATCTCACCTTGATCGCCGAAGAAGTTGCGGTTGGCGAAGGTGTGATGCTCCAATCGCACGCCCATCTGCAGGTCCTGATTAAGACCGGAGACAAACTCCCGATTGGCTAATTCGAAGCGCTGCTCGCCGCCGACATGCTGGTAGGTGCGCAAGCGGCCGATCATCACGCCTTCGGGGATCAGCGCTTCGTCGCCGACGAAGAGCGGGCTGAATGCGTCCTCAGCCTGCGACGGGTCTGCGCCCTCGAAGTTCTGATACCGGTCCCGGCGGTGATGCATGTAGTAGACGCGCGTCGTGGACGTCGTGTCCTCATCGAAATAGTAGTTCAGCACGCCCTGAAGGCGGAACGGATCGGCATTGTACGTATTGAAGCGCGAGCCGGGGTTGTAGCAGCTCTTGCAGTGCTTCACCTCCTTGAAGAACGCTTCCTCGACCGTGTCGGACTGGAACGCGGTCTCCTCTTCTTCCTCGAGTTCTTCGTCCTCCGCCAGATCGCCTTCTTCCTCTCCGTCCTCTTCCTCTTCGAACTCTAGATTGGCTTCGTCGTAGTTGTCGCGCTGGCGGGTATAGGACCCGGAGAGTACGAAGTCCGCGTTGGTGTCCTTCCAGCCGAGGGCCGCGTAGAAATCGTTGTAACGCAGGCGCTCTGTGTCCCACGCACCCTGCACGTCGGCGCCGGTATAGGACACGACCGTGCCCCAATTGCCCCAGGTCGACCGGTTGTGCACGTGCCACTTGCCTGCGCTGCCGTCGCTGCCCGCGCCTTCGAGGGCAACCCCGCCACCCTCGCCCGACATAACGAACTCGTTCGGCCCGAAGGGCTGGAGGTTGCGGAAGTTGATGGCGCCGAAGTTGTTGTTCGGGGCGTAGATGATCGAGCCCTTAATCACCTCG
This genomic window from Methyloceanibacter caenitepidi contains:
- the pqqB gene encoding pyrroloquinoline quinone biosynthesis protein PqqB: MFIKVIGAGAGGGLPQWNCNGRNSAAARSGVPTVRPRTQASVAVSADGKQWVLLNAAPDLRQQINETPELQPDPDGPPRNSPIKAVVLTNGDVDAVAGLLCLRESQPLTVYGSARVLDVLADNSIFDVLNPDLVARKTMALGSSFAVEGPDGPVGLTVEAFTVPGKIPLYLEDEEKGTGGSFGTEEGDTLGLKVTEDASGKSFFFIPGCSGLDDALRARLQGAALLFFDGTLYTNNEMIDQGLMQKTGDRIGHMNMSGPNGTLALMEPLGIDRKIFIHVNNSNPVLREDSPERAAVEAAGWTVSYDGMEVEL
- a CDS encoding TonB-dependent receptor plug domain-containing protein, coding for MPSRVFWGALAVSTAALLPYDAIGQTTENEAVSEEAAPSATTPASGGEPQTGGATEGDVPAVEIIQPQAEPEQPPEREQAESKPEPKRRPVSRPAPQPVVRAPEPVAYEPPAQPAFEPIEPELFFPTLITQQQPDYYGPAGGEASFERSWNGAQSPVNPLNGIAPGNLQNFSEAGSRVTRQQINEQDPFSTNDILQRVPGVNIVNDDGAARNGGIGIRGSNPRRSRKVLVMEDGQSINMSLYIDPSVHNVPPPDRIEAVEVIKGSIIYAPNNNFGAINFRNLQPFGPNEFVMSGEGGGVALEGAGSDGSAGKWHVHNRSTWGNWGTVVSYTGADVQGAWDTERLRYNDFYAALGWKDTNADFVLSGSYTRQRDNYDEANLEFEEEEDGEEEGDLAEDEELEEEEETAFQSDTVEEAFFKEVKHCKSCYNPGSRFNTYNADPFRLQGVLNYYFDEDTTSTTRVYYMHHRRDRYQNFEGADPSQAEDAFSPLFVGDEALIPEGVMIGRLRTYQHVGGEQRFELANREFVSGLNQDLQMGVRLEHHTFANRNFFGDQGEILRDGDKKGLTVFDSEHETDAVSAYLQTVIHATPAIDIVPGIRFEHFNSKVVQTASSEEEGEGEHELDECDYAGHEYFEGEECVVFALERDTKNFSFNKTYWLPGISFSWGLFGQQTAPVYDGKSLQDYETVYHTTMYGGYNRGVTIPVQREGPFPPEDELGNNFQLGLRSTGIKGVTLDMAGFFKNISNYQIKGSATTASGQNVFTSADEVQISGFEMYGRLDSRPFTGWDLNPFAEATYTYSNGEITEGILPGGESIVGNRIPFSPREVAYLTTGIESTAGWNASVSFVYRGEFYTDVENTPYGGDPSGEDGLVPSVWLLNARANYTVPQNLMPKADMVLFVSGENLTDELYITDREDGVKPGLGRSVMAGARIKW